In Erythrolamprus reginae isolate rEryReg1 chromosome 10, rEryReg1.hap1, whole genome shotgun sequence, one DNA window encodes the following:
- the LOC139173039 gene encoding solute carrier family 2, facilitated glucose transporter member 11-like isoform X5 produces the protein MESNGASLPLFFVDRKYCFLGSNVLMVASSFLLGFSKTARSVELILAGRFLCGLSTGVCILLHPQYLGEISPKKLRGFMTSTASMFWCLGKVLGQVMGLRELLGSGTLWPMLLAFSGAAALVPLLVLPFFPESPPHLLLHRGDEEGCVKAMKTFWGEEPHRAELDDLRKEQEALSSPQSKSLLALAKDPSVRWQLCMMLVLSGTTQLSGIQAIYSYTFEVLQAAGFHLEQIPYLALGVSLCEFLSTILCSFIIEQFGRKVLLWTGYALMGTMLAGITLAISLQPWLSWMPYCSLSLIFCFVFVFGMGPAGATVSLRMEIFDQSSRAPAFAISGSMSWVGVFVIGMLFPLMMENFHQFSFLIFMGILYTSGFIIYCFLPETKKKSILEIQEEFDKLNFKKKQIPVLEAKDHELCTKL, from the exons GCAACGGAGCGTCTCTGCCCCTTTTTTTCGTGGACAGGAAGTACTGCTTCTTGGGCAGCAACGTGCTGATGGTGGCCAGTTCATTCCTCCTGGGCTTCAGCAAGACGGCCAGGTCTGTGGAACTCATTCTGGCAGGACGTTTTCTGTGTGGCCTAAGCACAG gtgtttgtATCCTTCTTCATCCCCAGTACCTCGGGGAGATTTCCCCCAAAAAGCTCCGCGGATTTATGACGTCCACCGCTTCCATGTTTTGGTGTTTGGGAAAAGTCCTTGGCCAAGTGATGGGATTAAG ggagctgttggggagTGGGACCCTCTGGCCAATGTTGCTGGCCTTCAGTGGGGCTGCGGCCTTGGTCCCCTTGCTTGTACTGCCCTTCTTCCCCGAGTCGCCCCCTCACTTGCTCCTGCACAGAGGAGACGAAGAAGGATGCGTGAAAG cCATGAAGACCTTTTGGGGGGAAGAGCCCCACCGGGCAGAACTGGACGACCTGCGGAAGGAGCAAGAGGCCCTGAGCAGCCCCCAGAGCAAGAGCCTCCTGGCGCTGGCCAAGGACCCTTCCGTGCGCTGGCAACTATGCATGATGCTCGTCTTGTCTGGGACCACCCAGCTGAGCGGCATCCAGGCA ATTTACTCCTACACCTTTGAAGTGCTCCAGGCTGCTGGGTTCCACCTTGAGCAGATCCCCTACTTGGCCCTGGGAGTGAGCCTCTGCGAATTCCTCTCCACCATCCTTTGT AGCTTCATCATTGAACAATTTGGAAGGAAGGTGCTACTCTGGACAGGCTACGCTTTGATGGGCACCATGCTGGCTGGTATCACCTTGGCCATCTCCCTACAG CCCTGGCTCTCCTGGATGCCttattgtagcctgtctttgatcTTCTGTTTTGTGTTTGTCTTCGGAATGGGCCCAG CTGGTGCCACCGTCTCTCTCCGGATGGAAATCTTTGATCAGTCATCCAGAGCCCCAGCCTTCGCCATTAGTGGGAGCATGAGCTGGGTTGGAGTCTTTGTGATTGGAATGCTATTTCCCTTGATGATG GAAAATTTCCATCAGTTCTCCTTTCTCATCTTCATGGGGATCCTTTATACTTCAGGATTTATTATTTACTGCTTCCTGCCTGAGACAAAGAAAAAATCCATCCTGGAAATCCAAGAAGAATTTGACAAACTTAATTTTAAGAAGAAACAAATTCCTGTCTTGGAAGCCAAAGACCATGAATTGTGTACCAAACTATGA